The following are encoded in a window of Rosa chinensis cultivar Old Blush chromosome 4, RchiOBHm-V2, whole genome shotgun sequence genomic DNA:
- the LOC112198487 gene encoding GDT1-like protein 4, whose protein sequence is MSTVVQGFTKSLAMTVLSEIGDKTFFAAAILAMRHPRRLVLSGCLGALIVMTILSVLVGWAAPNLLSRTWTHHITTVLFFGFGLWSLWDAFKGDGGDDELAEVEAELDAKAGSTKQSSKDDDESKKQNRSFILQFFSPIFLKAFSITFFGEWGDKSQLATIGLAADENPLGVVIGGIIGQALCTTAAVLGGKSLASQISEKIVALSGGVLFIVFGIQSFLSG, encoded by the exons ATGAGCACCGTCGTCCAG GGTTTCACCAAGTCACTTGCGATGACTGTGCTATCGGAGATCGGCGACAAGACCTTCTTCGCCGCCGCG ATCCTTGCGATGCGCCATCCCAGGAGACTTGTTTTGTCTGGTTGCCTAGGAGCTCTAATT GTGATGACTATTCTTTCTGTTCTTGTTGGCTGGGCTGCTCCAAATTTG CTCTCGCGGACATGGACCCATCACATAACAACAGTGTTGTTCTTTGGGTTCGGCCTATGGTCCTTATGGGATGCTTTCAAAGGAGACGG GGGTGATGATGAACTTGCAGAAGTTGAAGCGGAATTG GATGCCAAGGCGGGATCCACCAAACAGAGTAGTAAG GATGACGATGAATCCAAAAAGCAGAATCGTTCATTTATCTTGCAATTCTTCTCACCCATTTTTTTAAAG GCCTTTTCTATTACTTTTTTCGGTGAATGGGGTGACAAGAGCCAG CTAGCTACTATTGGTTTGGCTGCAGATGAAAACCCATTAGGTGTGGTTATTGGTGGAATCAT aGGACAAGCGTTGTGTACCACTGCTGCTGTCCTTGGTGGAAAGAGCTTGGCATCTCAGATATCTGAGAAAATT GTTGCATTATCAGGTGGAGTTCTTTTCATTGTTTTCGGAATCCAATCCTTCCTTTCGGGTTGA
- the LOC112198488 gene encoding ATP-dependent Clp protease adapter protein CLPS1, chloroplastic — translation MDVSTAAPGKGGGLLERPVIEKTSPARESEFDLRKSRQISPPYRVILHNDNFNKREYVVQVLMKVILGMTLDNAVNIMQEAHHNGLSVVIICAQADAEEHCTQLRHNGLLSSIEPASGGC, via the exons ATGGATGTATCAACAGCAGCACCTGGTAAAGGAGGAGGATTGTTAGAAAGGCCTGTTATAGAGAAAACCTCTCCCGCTCGTGAGTCTGAGTTTGATCTCAG GAAATCGAGGCAAATATCTCCTCCATACCGTGTGATATTGCACAATGACAACTTCAATAAACGGGAATATGTAGTCCAAGTGCTGATGAAGGTCATCCTGGGCATGACCCTTGACAATGCTGTTAATATCATGCAAGAAGCACACCACAATGGCTTGTCAGTGGTGATCATATGTGCTCAGGCTGATGCCGAAGAACACTGCACGCAACTCAGGCACAATGGGCTTCTGAGTTCGATTGAACCCGCAAGTGGGGGATGTTAA
- the LOC112196077 gene encoding lysine histidine transporter-like 6 isoform X1, with amino-acid sequence MVTTSPPPKQEALSDNKWKEEADTTRRAKWWYSTFHTVTAMIGAGVLSLPYAMAYLGWGPGTMVLAVSWCMTLNTMWQMIQLHECVPGVRFDRYIDLGRHAFGPKLGPWIVLPQQLIVQVGCDIVYMVTGGKCLKQFLEMACSSCTPVKQSYWILIFGSIHFVLSQLPNFNSVAGVSLAAAIMSLSYSTIAWAGCLSRGQVDNVSYAYKKTSPADYMFRVFNSLGQISFAFAGHAVALEIQATIPSTPERPSRIPMWKGAVGAYFINAICYFPVALIGYWAFGQDVDDNVLVGLKRPAWLIASANLMVVVHVIGSYQVYAMPVFDLLERMMMKKLNFPPGVALRLVARSAYVAFTLFVGVTFPFFGDLLGFFGGFGFAPTSYFLPSIMWLIIKKPKRFSTNWFINWVSIFIGVFIMLASTVGGLRNIITDASTYRFYT; translated from the exons ATGGTTACAACTTCTCCTCCTCCAAAG CAGGAAGCTCTTTCAGATAACAAATGGAAGGAGGAGGCAGACACCACGCGCCGAGCCAAATGGTGGTACTCCACCTTCCACACCGTCACCGCCATGATAGGCGCCGGTGTCCTCAGCCTACCATATGCCATGGCCTACTTAGGATG GGGTCCAGGGACAATGGTACTGGCAGTCTCTTGGTGCATGACCTTGAACACAATGTGGCAGATGATACAACTCCATGAATGTGTTCCAGGGGTTCGCTTCGACCGATACATAGACCTTGGTCGACACGCCTTCGGTCCTAAACTCGGGCCATGGATCGTGCTTCCACAGCAGTTAATTGTCCAAGTTGGGTGTGACATAGTGTACATGGTCACTGGGGGAAAGTGTCTGAAGCAGTTTTTGGAAATGGCATGTTCCAGTTGCACACCAGTCAAGCAATCCTACTGGATTTTGATCTTTGGTTCCATTCATTTCGTCCTCTCCCAGCTTCCCAATTTCAACTCTGTCGCTGGTGTTTCACTAGCAGCAGCTATCATGTCACTAAG TTATTCAACAATAGCTTGGGCTGGTTGCTTAAGTAGAGGCCAGGTCGACAATGTTAGCTATGCATACAAGAAAACTAGCCCAGCTGATTACATGTTCCGGGTGTTCAATTCCCTTGGTCAAATCTCGTTTGCATTTGCTGGACATGCTGTGGCTCTTGAAATTCAGGCCACAATTCCTTCGACTCCAGAGAGGCCTTCAAGAATACCGATGTGGAAAGGTGCCGTCGGAGCCTATTTTATCAATGCAATTTGCTATTTCCCGGTGGCCCTCATCGGCTACTGGGCTTTTGGGCAAGATGTTGATGATAATGTTCTAGTAGGTCTCAAGAGACCTGCTTGGCTCATTGCATCTGCAAATTTAATGGTTGTTGTCCATGTAATTGGCAGCTATCAG GTTTATGCTATGCCGGTTTTTGACCTGCTagagaggatgatgatgaaaaaACTGAACTTCCCACCTGGAGTGGCACTTAGACTAGTTGCTAGATCAGCTTATGTTG CATTCACATTGTTTGTCGGAGTCACCTTCCCTTTCTTTGGAGACCTTCTTGGTTTCTTCGGCGGATTTGGTTTTGCCCCGACTTCATACTTT CTTCCTAGTATAATGTGGCTGATTATCAAGAAACCAAAGAGATTCAGCACCAACTGGTTCATCAACTGG GTTTCCATTTTCATTGGAGTGTTCATTATGTTGGCCTCCACAGTTGGTGGTTTGAGGAACATCATCACTGATGCATCCACATATCGTTTCTACACTTAA
- the LOC112196077 gene encoding lysine histidine transporter-like 6 isoform X2, giving the protein MVTTSPPPKEALSDNKWKEEADTTRRAKWWYSTFHTVTAMIGAGVLSLPYAMAYLGWGPGTMVLAVSWCMTLNTMWQMIQLHECVPGVRFDRYIDLGRHAFGPKLGPWIVLPQQLIVQVGCDIVYMVTGGKCLKQFLEMACSSCTPVKQSYWILIFGSIHFVLSQLPNFNSVAGVSLAAAIMSLSYSTIAWAGCLSRGQVDNVSYAYKKTSPADYMFRVFNSLGQISFAFAGHAVALEIQATIPSTPERPSRIPMWKGAVGAYFINAICYFPVALIGYWAFGQDVDDNVLVGLKRPAWLIASANLMVVVHVIGSYQVYAMPVFDLLERMMMKKLNFPPGVALRLVARSAYVAFTLFVGVTFPFFGDLLGFFGGFGFAPTSYFLPSIMWLIIKKPKRFSTNWFINWVSIFIGVFIMLASTVGGLRNIITDASTYRFYT; this is encoded by the exons ATGGTTACAACTTCTCCTCCTCCAAAG GAAGCTCTTTCAGATAACAAATGGAAGGAGGAGGCAGACACCACGCGCCGAGCCAAATGGTGGTACTCCACCTTCCACACCGTCACCGCCATGATAGGCGCCGGTGTCCTCAGCCTACCATATGCCATGGCCTACTTAGGATG GGGTCCAGGGACAATGGTACTGGCAGTCTCTTGGTGCATGACCTTGAACACAATGTGGCAGATGATACAACTCCATGAATGTGTTCCAGGGGTTCGCTTCGACCGATACATAGACCTTGGTCGACACGCCTTCGGTCCTAAACTCGGGCCATGGATCGTGCTTCCACAGCAGTTAATTGTCCAAGTTGGGTGTGACATAGTGTACATGGTCACTGGGGGAAAGTGTCTGAAGCAGTTTTTGGAAATGGCATGTTCCAGTTGCACACCAGTCAAGCAATCCTACTGGATTTTGATCTTTGGTTCCATTCATTTCGTCCTCTCCCAGCTTCCCAATTTCAACTCTGTCGCTGGTGTTTCACTAGCAGCAGCTATCATGTCACTAAG TTATTCAACAATAGCTTGGGCTGGTTGCTTAAGTAGAGGCCAGGTCGACAATGTTAGCTATGCATACAAGAAAACTAGCCCAGCTGATTACATGTTCCGGGTGTTCAATTCCCTTGGTCAAATCTCGTTTGCATTTGCTGGACATGCTGTGGCTCTTGAAATTCAGGCCACAATTCCTTCGACTCCAGAGAGGCCTTCAAGAATACCGATGTGGAAAGGTGCCGTCGGAGCCTATTTTATCAATGCAATTTGCTATTTCCCGGTGGCCCTCATCGGCTACTGGGCTTTTGGGCAAGATGTTGATGATAATGTTCTAGTAGGTCTCAAGAGACCTGCTTGGCTCATTGCATCTGCAAATTTAATGGTTGTTGTCCATGTAATTGGCAGCTATCAG GTTTATGCTATGCCGGTTTTTGACCTGCTagagaggatgatgatgaaaaaACTGAACTTCCCACCTGGAGTGGCACTTAGACTAGTTGCTAGATCAGCTTATGTTG CATTCACATTGTTTGTCGGAGTCACCTTCCCTTTCTTTGGAGACCTTCTTGGTTTCTTCGGCGGATTTGGTTTTGCCCCGACTTCATACTTT CTTCCTAGTATAATGTGGCTGATTATCAAGAAACCAAAGAGATTCAGCACCAACTGGTTCATCAACTGG GTTTCCATTTTCATTGGAGTGTTCATTATGTTGGCCTCCACAGTTGGTGGTTTGAGGAACATCATCACTGATGCATCCACATATCGTTTCTACACTTAA